One window of the Perca fluviatilis chromosome 5, GENO_Pfluv_1.0, whole genome shotgun sequence genome contains the following:
- the gpr173 gene encoding probable G-protein coupled receptor 173, translating into MGGGAFGMANGNESSEGPAGPLAAVVATAEGMVAESPSSAVSTYIKLVLLGLIICISLVGNLVVSLLVLRDRALHKAPYYFLLDLCLADTIRSAICFPFVLVSIKNGSAWTYSVLSCKVVAFMAVLFCFHAAFMLFCISVTRYMAIAHHRFYSKRMTFWTCVAVVCMVWTLSVAMAFPPVFDVGTYKFIRDEDQCIFEHRYFKANDTLGFMLMLAVLILATHVVYMKLLLFEYKHRKMKPVQMVPAISQNWTFHGPGATGQAAANWIAGFGRGPMPPTLLGIRQNLHNQNRRLLGMEEFKAEKQLGRMFYVITLLFLVLWSPYIVACYWRVFVKACTIPHRYLSTTVWMSFAQAGVNPIVCFFLNKDLKKGLLSHLPACCRTKPHLPREPYCVM; encoded by the coding sequence ATGGGTGGGGGGGCATTCGGGATGGCTAATGGTAACGAGAGCAGTGAAGGGCCTGCTGGGCCCTTGGCAGCAGTAGTAGCTACCGCAGAAGGAATGGTAGCAGAGAGTCCTTCCTCGGCTGTCTCTACCTATATCAAACTGGTGCTACTAGGGCTGATCATCTGCATCAGCCTTGTGGGCAACCTGGTGGTGTCTCTGCTCGTACTGCGGGACCGGGCCCTGCATAAGGCACCTTACTACTTCCTGCTGGACCTGTGCCTAGCAGACACCATTCGCTCGGCCATCTGCTTCCCCTTCGTGCTGGTGTCTATAAAGAACGGCTCGGCCTGGACCTACAGCGTGCTGAGCTGTAAGGTAGTGGCCTTCATGGCAGTCCTCTTCTGCTTCCATGCCGCCTTTATGCTGTTCTGCATCAGTGTAACACGCTACATGGCCATTGCACACCACCGCTTCTACTCAAAGCGAATGACATTTTGGACATGCGTGGCAGTGGTGTGCATGGTGTGGACACTGTCTGTGGCAATGGCTTTCCCGCCAGTTTTCGACGTGGGGACCTACAAATTTATTCGTGATGAGGACCAGTGCATCTTTGAGCATCGCTACTTCAAGGCTAATGATACACTAGGCTTCATGCTAATGCTGGCTGTGCTCATTCTAGCCACACATGTTGTCTACATGAAGTTACTTCTGTTTGAGTACAAGCACCGTAAGATGAAGCCTGTCCAGATGGTGCCGGCCATCAGTCAGAACTGGACCTTCCACGGGCCTGGGGCTACTGGCCAAGCAGCAGCCAACTGGATTGCGGGCTTTGGCAGGGGCCCGATGCCGCCAACTCTGCTGGGAATCCGGCAGAACTTGCACAACCAGAACCGGCGCCTATTGGGCATGGAGGAGTTCAAAGCGGAGAAACAGCTTGGCAGGATGTTCTACGTGATCACCCTGCTATTCTTGGTGCTCTGGTCTCCCTACATAGTGGCTTGCTATTGGAGGGTGTTTGTCAAGGCTTGCACAATACCACACAGGTACCTTTCCACCACCGTGTGGATGAGTTTCGCCCAAGCCGGGGTCAACCCTATTGTCTGTTTCTTCCTTAACAAAGACTTGAAGAAAGGGCTCCTTTCCCACCTACCAGCCTGCTGCAGGACTAAACCTCATCTGCCACGAGAGCCTTATTGTGTCATGTAA